The region GCGCGCGGCGCTCAACGAGCACGACCACGAGGCGGTCAACAGACAGCTCTATACGGACGGTGACGGGGTCGAGCGTGTCGATGCCCCACTCGTGATGAAGATCGACGGGAGCCATTTTCCCGTCCGTGGCGACGAGGGCGTCCCGGCGGGCATACTCACGGTCCCCGAGCCGCTGGCCGACGACGGCCTCCCGGAGCGCCGGGAGGTGTTCCTCGCCCGACCCGAGCACGCTGGCCAGTTGCTCAAGTACGGCGGCTGGCGAGTACCCGACGGCAGCTGAGCAGCCAGCCGGCCGCGGGACCTGAACGTTCAAGCCCCTCCCAGTACCTCATTTTGCCATGTTGGACCGCCTGCTCGGTCGCGCATCGCTCAAGGCGCGCATCGAGGAGCTCGAAGCCGAGTGTGAGGGGCTGCGGGCACAGACAAAATCCGCCAAGGAGAGCCGTGCA is a window of halophilic archaeon DL31 DNA encoding:
- a CDS encoding hypothetical protein (KEGG: hla:Hlac_1604 hypothetical protein) produces the protein MFKKFSSGYYLGVLYVEPGDEERAALNEHDHEAVNRQLYTDGDGVERVDAPLVMKIDGSHFPVRGDEGVPAGILTVPEPLADDGLPERREVFLARPEHAGQLLKYGGWRVPDGS